A part of Neodiprion pinetum isolate iyNeoPine1 chromosome 4, iyNeoPine1.2, whole genome shotgun sequence genomic DNA contains:
- the LOC124217478 gene encoding uncharacterized protein isoform X1, with translation MQYITAFVLILLWTVKKLQCSDRMNNTAGHIVKLVVSPKPIEGVGIRPIILKKESQSLNLTCQIVYQKTERNDIPLPYEDPLPTYIVDWKALNSNDNRFKRGQNENSAWLWFEKLAEADAGDYSCHAISLNASRQPKVSAEIHLSVKNQVGTCGSNWFRCYSSRCINRRYLCDGMADCGDGEDETAVAGCGPDPCAGKIPCGERCLPRAWCCDLGNCNASLPIVRPDPPGIISTDQQRFNDMGFLQTTIYTVIGCAMAFMFIVTILVIMICRVHMKRAMNSRCPQQVRNPGSRPRHSVPLYDLDVYLNRTADINNQGGVTVTYNINNGVQFVGRPVEPPPYSEIAPVPPREGPPPPYVSRENLLDSPIVSNLNSNEVQQANSHSLTTEFISNEGTGSRIACNYQNNLNSASVNCFSSGQIPGPQTTPGFNRFNMSLICDNTSNTTLNTSTSTALNTSSNSDSSSNDSVGNFAICRNITSHSQNFEPEYTETDSLLTENRRDVQTQCADRIVRSSDYPCTVLNGQITNGIQDTVGVLKNTTSAEVPALLSDNHSGQTPKETLNDVSNNFDSKMSTNFPVNKRYESQILKNLEAESSFLDSEFKISCSGETRINKNDNSVQKSIPVGINSLSNQDMDSTLQRLSSKTVLDLSLLGESSKNNLSRNNSETARSLPFHLNFNNPVRGYVESDRDLGGYNSSLVIANGDPIKTHRILEMNNLSSTNDSVKSSSRMSTIRKDLSDRVSNVSLSRENLATCTEDSPTNDDESMERFPGYLNIKDDQMLRVPLVATEDSLVNYNNFTASLTTSDILEDGKQTIQSEGSMPIRETEPLVMPLRESFIGVRKEE, from the exons ATGCAGTATATCACTGCATTCGTACTGATCCTTTTGTGGACGGTGAAAAAGCTACAAT GTTCAGACCGGATGAACAATACAGCGGGACACATAGTGAAGCTGGTTGTATCGCCGAAACCAATCGAAGGTGTGGGAATCAGGCCGATTATTCTTAAGAAAGAATCTCAATCTTTGAATTTGACTTGTCAAATTGTTTATCAAAAAACGGAGAGAAATGACATTCCATTACCGTATGAAGATCCACTGCCAACTTACATCGTTGACTGGAAAGCTTTGAATTCGAATGATAATCG GTTCAAACGTGGTCAGAATGAGAACAGCGCTTGGCTCTGGTTTGAGAAGCTCGCGGAAGCAGATGCTGGAGATTACAGCTGCCATGCCATTTCGTTGAACGCGTCTAGACAGCCTAAGGTGTCTGCCGAGATTCATTTGTCTGTCAAAAACC AAGTTGGAACATGCGGATCAAACTGGTTCAGATGCTACTCATCCCGTTGCATCAACCGGCGATATCTGTGCGATGGCATGGCCGACTGCGGGGATGGGGAGGACGAAACAGCCGTCGCTGGCTGTGGGCCGGATCCATGTGCCGGAAAGATACCTTGCGGGGAACGTTGTTTACCTCGTGCTTGGTGCTGCGATCTTGGTAACTGTAATGCAAGCTTGCCAATTGTTCGTCCTGACCCACCTGGAATTATTTCTACCGACCAGCAGCGGTTCAATGATATGGGATTTCTGCAAACTACTATCTACACTGTCATTG GTTGCGCAATGGCATTCATGTTCATCGTTACAATACTAGTTATAATGATATGTAGAGTTCATATGAAACGTGCCATGAATTCGAGATGTCCGCAACAAGTGAGAAATCCAGGGTCGCGACCACGCCATAGCGTCCCATTGTATGATCTTGATGTGTACTTAAATAGAACTGCGGATATTAACAACCAAGGAG GGGTCACAGTAACTTATAACATCAATAATGGAGTTCAATTTGTTGGAAGGCCTGTAGAGCCACCACCATATTCTGAAATTGCACCCGTTCCCCCGAGGGAAGGCCCTCCACCCCCATATGTGTCCCGCGAAAATCTGCTTGACTCTCCGATCGTGTCAAACTTGAATTCCAATGAAGTCCAGCAAGCGAACAGTCATAGTTTAACTACGGAATTTATTAGCAACGAAGGTACGGGATCTCGGATTGCTTGTAATTATCAGAACAATCTTAACTCGGCAAGTGTTAATTGTTTTTCGAGTGGTCAGATACCAGGGCCCCAAACTACACCGGGTTTCAATCGTTTCAACATGAGTTTAATATGTGATAATACGTCGAACACGACATTAAATACTTCTACTAGTACAGCTCTTAATACTAGCAGCAATTCGGACTCTAGTAGTAATGATTCTGTCGGGAATTTTGCCATCTGCAGAAACATAACGTCACATTCGCAAAATTTCGAGCCGGAGTATACAGAAACAGATTCACTCTTGACAGAAAATCGTCGCGATGTTCAGACCCAGTGTGCAGATCGTATTGTACGAAGTTCTGATTACCCTTGTACAGTTTTGAACGGCCAAATAACTAATGGAATTCAAGATACGGTTGGAGTTTTAAAGAACACCACTAGTGCAGAGGTTCCTGCATTGTTATCCGATAATCACAGTGGTCAAACTCCTAAAGAAACACTGAACGATGTCAGTAATAACTTTGATTCGAAAATGAGTACAAATTTTCCTGTCAACAAACGGTATGAAtcacaaatattgaaaaacttggAAGCAGAATCTTCTTTCTTAGACTCGGAATTCAAAATCTCATGTTCTGGTGAAACTAGGATAAATAAGAATGATAATTCGGTTCAGAAGTCAATTCCAGTTGGGATAAATTCGTTGAGCAATCAAGACATGGATTCTACCTTGCAGAGACTTAGCTCCAAAACAGTTTTGGACCTGAGCTTACTAGGTGAGtcgtcgaaaaataatttgtcaaGAAATAATAGCGAAACTGCGAGATCCTTGccatttcatttaaatttcaacaacCCGGTGCGCGGTTATGTAGAATCTGACAGAGATTTAGGCGGATATAACTCGAGTCTAGTAATTGCAAATGGAGATCCAATCAAAACACACCGTATATTAGAAATGAATAATCTTTCGTCTACAAATGACTCTGTGAAATCCTCCTCCAGAATGAGTACAATTAGGAAAGATTTAAGCGATCGTGTATCAAACGTGTCTTTGAGTCGTGAAAACCTCGCTACATGCACAGAGGACTCACCGACTAATGATGATGAAAGTATGGAACGTTTTCCtggatatttgaatataaaagaCGACCAAATGCTGAGGGTGCCTTTAGTAGCTACTGAAGATAGCTTGgtgaattacaataatttcactGCCAGTCTGACCACGAGTGATATACTGGAAGATGGCAAACAGACTATTCAATCTGAAGGCAGTATGCCGATAAGAGAAACTGAACCGTTGGTAATGCCTTTGCGTGAGTCGTTTATTGGCGTTCgaaaagaagaatga
- the LOC124217478 gene encoding uncharacterized protein isoform X3 has protein sequence MNNTAGHIVKLVVSPKPIEGVGIRPIILKKESQSLNLTCQIVYQKTERNDIPLPYEDPLPTYIVDWKALNSNDNRFKRGQNENSAWLWFEKLAEADAGDYSCHAISLNASRQPKVSAEIHLSVKNQVGTCGSNWFRCYSSRCINRRYLCDGMADCGDGEDETAVAGCGPDPCAGKIPCGERCLPRAWCCDLGNCNASLPIVRPDPPGIISTDQQRFNDMGFLQTTIYTVIGCAMAFMFIVTILVIMICRVHMKRAMNSRCPQQVRNPGSRPRHSVPLYDLDVYLNRTADINNQGGVTVTYNINNGVQFVGRPVEPPPYSEIAPVPPREGPPPPYVSRENLLDSPIVSNLNSNEVQQANSHSLTTEFISNEGTGSRIACNYQNNLNSASVNCFSSGQIPGPQTTPGFNRFNMSLICDNTSNTTLNTSTSTALNTSSNSDSSSNDSVGNFAICRNITSHSQNFEPEYTETDSLLTENRRDVQTQCADRIVRSSDYPCTVLNGQITNGIQDTVGVLKNTTSAEVPALLSDNHSGQTPKETLNDVSNNFDSKMSTNFPVNKRYESQILKNLEAESSFLDSEFKISCSGETRINKNDNSVQKSIPVGINSLSNQDMDSTLQRLSSKTVLDLSLLGESSKNNLSRNNSETARSLPFHLNFNNPVRGYVESDRDLGGYNSSLVIANGDPIKTHRILEMNNLSSTNDSVKSSSRMSTIRKDLSDRVSNVSLSRENLATCTEDSPTNDDESMERFPGYLNIKDDQMLRVPLVATEDSLVNYNNFTASLTTSDILEDGKQTIQSEGSMPIRETEPLVMPLRESFIGVRKEE, from the exons ATGAACAATACAGCGGGACACATAGTGAAGCTGGTTGTATCGCCGAAACCAATCGAAGGTGTGGGAATCAGGCCGATTATTCTTAAGAAAGAATCTCAATCTTTGAATTTGACTTGTCAAATTGTTTATCAAAAAACGGAGAGAAATGACATTCCATTACCGTATGAAGATCCACTGCCAACTTACATCGTTGACTGGAAAGCTTTGAATTCGAATGATAATCG GTTCAAACGTGGTCAGAATGAGAACAGCGCTTGGCTCTGGTTTGAGAAGCTCGCGGAAGCAGATGCTGGAGATTACAGCTGCCATGCCATTTCGTTGAACGCGTCTAGACAGCCTAAGGTGTCTGCCGAGATTCATTTGTCTGTCAAAAACC AAGTTGGAACATGCGGATCAAACTGGTTCAGATGCTACTCATCCCGTTGCATCAACCGGCGATATCTGTGCGATGGCATGGCCGACTGCGGGGATGGGGAGGACGAAACAGCCGTCGCTGGCTGTGGGCCGGATCCATGTGCCGGAAAGATACCTTGCGGGGAACGTTGTTTACCTCGTGCTTGGTGCTGCGATCTTGGTAACTGTAATGCAAGCTTGCCAATTGTTCGTCCTGACCCACCTGGAATTATTTCTACCGACCAGCAGCGGTTCAATGATATGGGATTTCTGCAAACTACTATCTACACTGTCATTG GTTGCGCAATGGCATTCATGTTCATCGTTACAATACTAGTTATAATGATATGTAGAGTTCATATGAAACGTGCCATGAATTCGAGATGTCCGCAACAAGTGAGAAATCCAGGGTCGCGACCACGCCATAGCGTCCCATTGTATGATCTTGATGTGTACTTAAATAGAACTGCGGATATTAACAACCAAGGAG GGGTCACAGTAACTTATAACATCAATAATGGAGTTCAATTTGTTGGAAGGCCTGTAGAGCCACCACCATATTCTGAAATTGCACCCGTTCCCCCGAGGGAAGGCCCTCCACCCCCATATGTGTCCCGCGAAAATCTGCTTGACTCTCCGATCGTGTCAAACTTGAATTCCAATGAAGTCCAGCAAGCGAACAGTCATAGTTTAACTACGGAATTTATTAGCAACGAAGGTACGGGATCTCGGATTGCTTGTAATTATCAGAACAATCTTAACTCGGCAAGTGTTAATTGTTTTTCGAGTGGTCAGATACCAGGGCCCCAAACTACACCGGGTTTCAATCGTTTCAACATGAGTTTAATATGTGATAATACGTCGAACACGACATTAAATACTTCTACTAGTACAGCTCTTAATACTAGCAGCAATTCGGACTCTAGTAGTAATGATTCTGTCGGGAATTTTGCCATCTGCAGAAACATAACGTCACATTCGCAAAATTTCGAGCCGGAGTATACAGAAACAGATTCACTCTTGACAGAAAATCGTCGCGATGTTCAGACCCAGTGTGCAGATCGTATTGTACGAAGTTCTGATTACCCTTGTACAGTTTTGAACGGCCAAATAACTAATGGAATTCAAGATACGGTTGGAGTTTTAAAGAACACCACTAGTGCAGAGGTTCCTGCATTGTTATCCGATAATCACAGTGGTCAAACTCCTAAAGAAACACTGAACGATGTCAGTAATAACTTTGATTCGAAAATGAGTACAAATTTTCCTGTCAACAAACGGTATGAAtcacaaatattgaaaaacttggAAGCAGAATCTTCTTTCTTAGACTCGGAATTCAAAATCTCATGTTCTGGTGAAACTAGGATAAATAAGAATGATAATTCGGTTCAGAAGTCAATTCCAGTTGGGATAAATTCGTTGAGCAATCAAGACATGGATTCTACCTTGCAGAGACTTAGCTCCAAAACAGTTTTGGACCTGAGCTTACTAGGTGAGtcgtcgaaaaataatttgtcaaGAAATAATAGCGAAACTGCGAGATCCTTGccatttcatttaaatttcaacaacCCGGTGCGCGGTTATGTAGAATCTGACAGAGATTTAGGCGGATATAACTCGAGTCTAGTAATTGCAAATGGAGATCCAATCAAAACACACCGTATATTAGAAATGAATAATCTTTCGTCTACAAATGACTCTGTGAAATCCTCCTCCAGAATGAGTACAATTAGGAAAGATTTAAGCGATCGTGTATCAAACGTGTCTTTGAGTCGTGAAAACCTCGCTACATGCACAGAGGACTCACCGACTAATGATGATGAAAGTATGGAACGTTTTCCtggatatttgaatataaaagaCGACCAAATGCTGAGGGTGCCTTTAGTAGCTACTGAAGATAGCTTGgtgaattacaataatttcactGCCAGTCTGACCACGAGTGATATACTGGAAGATGGCAAACAGACTATTCAATCTGAAGGCAGTATGCCGATAAGAGAAACTGAACCGTTGGTAATGCCTTTGCGTGAGTCGTTTATTGGCGTTCgaaaagaagaatga
- the LOC124217478 gene encoding uncharacterized protein isoform X2, producing MQYITAFVLILLWTVKKLQCSDRMNNTAGHIVKLVVSPKPIEGVGIRPIILKKESQSLNLTCQIVYQKTERNDIPLPYEDPLPTYIVDWKALNSNDNRFKRGQNENSAWLWFEKLAEADAGDYSCHAISLNASRQPKVSAEIHLSVKNLGTCGSNWFRCYSSRCINRRYLCDGMADCGDGEDETAVAGCGPDPCAGKIPCGERCLPRAWCCDLGNCNASLPIVRPDPPGIISTDQQRFNDMGFLQTTIYTVIGCAMAFMFIVTILVIMICRVHMKRAMNSRCPQQVRNPGSRPRHSVPLYDLDVYLNRTADINNQGGVTVTYNINNGVQFVGRPVEPPPYSEIAPVPPREGPPPPYVSRENLLDSPIVSNLNSNEVQQANSHSLTTEFISNEGTGSRIACNYQNNLNSASVNCFSSGQIPGPQTTPGFNRFNMSLICDNTSNTTLNTSTSTALNTSSNSDSSSNDSVGNFAICRNITSHSQNFEPEYTETDSLLTENRRDVQTQCADRIVRSSDYPCTVLNGQITNGIQDTVGVLKNTTSAEVPALLSDNHSGQTPKETLNDVSNNFDSKMSTNFPVNKRYESQILKNLEAESSFLDSEFKISCSGETRINKNDNSVQKSIPVGINSLSNQDMDSTLQRLSSKTVLDLSLLGESSKNNLSRNNSETARSLPFHLNFNNPVRGYVESDRDLGGYNSSLVIANGDPIKTHRILEMNNLSSTNDSVKSSSRMSTIRKDLSDRVSNVSLSRENLATCTEDSPTNDDESMERFPGYLNIKDDQMLRVPLVATEDSLVNYNNFTASLTTSDILEDGKQTIQSEGSMPIRETEPLVMPLRESFIGVRKEE from the exons ATGCAGTATATCACTGCATTCGTACTGATCCTTTTGTGGACGGTGAAAAAGCTACAAT GTTCAGACCGGATGAACAATACAGCGGGACACATAGTGAAGCTGGTTGTATCGCCGAAACCAATCGAAGGTGTGGGAATCAGGCCGATTATTCTTAAGAAAGAATCTCAATCTTTGAATTTGACTTGTCAAATTGTTTATCAAAAAACGGAGAGAAATGACATTCCATTACCGTATGAAGATCCACTGCCAACTTACATCGTTGACTGGAAAGCTTTGAATTCGAATGATAATCG GTTCAAACGTGGTCAGAATGAGAACAGCGCTTGGCTCTGGTTTGAGAAGCTCGCGGAAGCAGATGCTGGAGATTACAGCTGCCATGCCATTTCGTTGAACGCGTCTAGACAGCCTAAGGTGTCTGCCGAGATTCATTTGTCTGTCAAAAACC TTGGAACATGCGGATCAAACTGGTTCAGATGCTACTCATCCCGTTGCATCAACCGGCGATATCTGTGCGATGGCATGGCCGACTGCGGGGATGGGGAGGACGAAACAGCCGTCGCTGGCTGTGGGCCGGATCCATGTGCCGGAAAGATACCTTGCGGGGAACGTTGTTTACCTCGTGCTTGGTGCTGCGATCTTGGTAACTGTAATGCAAGCTTGCCAATTGTTCGTCCTGACCCACCTGGAATTATTTCTACCGACCAGCAGCGGTTCAATGATATGGGATTTCTGCAAACTACTATCTACACTGTCATTG GTTGCGCAATGGCATTCATGTTCATCGTTACAATACTAGTTATAATGATATGTAGAGTTCATATGAAACGTGCCATGAATTCGAGATGTCCGCAACAAGTGAGAAATCCAGGGTCGCGACCACGCCATAGCGTCCCATTGTATGATCTTGATGTGTACTTAAATAGAACTGCGGATATTAACAACCAAGGAG GGGTCACAGTAACTTATAACATCAATAATGGAGTTCAATTTGTTGGAAGGCCTGTAGAGCCACCACCATATTCTGAAATTGCACCCGTTCCCCCGAGGGAAGGCCCTCCACCCCCATATGTGTCCCGCGAAAATCTGCTTGACTCTCCGATCGTGTCAAACTTGAATTCCAATGAAGTCCAGCAAGCGAACAGTCATAGTTTAACTACGGAATTTATTAGCAACGAAGGTACGGGATCTCGGATTGCTTGTAATTATCAGAACAATCTTAACTCGGCAAGTGTTAATTGTTTTTCGAGTGGTCAGATACCAGGGCCCCAAACTACACCGGGTTTCAATCGTTTCAACATGAGTTTAATATGTGATAATACGTCGAACACGACATTAAATACTTCTACTAGTACAGCTCTTAATACTAGCAGCAATTCGGACTCTAGTAGTAATGATTCTGTCGGGAATTTTGCCATCTGCAGAAACATAACGTCACATTCGCAAAATTTCGAGCCGGAGTATACAGAAACAGATTCACTCTTGACAGAAAATCGTCGCGATGTTCAGACCCAGTGTGCAGATCGTATTGTACGAAGTTCTGATTACCCTTGTACAGTTTTGAACGGCCAAATAACTAATGGAATTCAAGATACGGTTGGAGTTTTAAAGAACACCACTAGTGCAGAGGTTCCTGCATTGTTATCCGATAATCACAGTGGTCAAACTCCTAAAGAAACACTGAACGATGTCAGTAATAACTTTGATTCGAAAATGAGTACAAATTTTCCTGTCAACAAACGGTATGAAtcacaaatattgaaaaacttggAAGCAGAATCTTCTTTCTTAGACTCGGAATTCAAAATCTCATGTTCTGGTGAAACTAGGATAAATAAGAATGATAATTCGGTTCAGAAGTCAATTCCAGTTGGGATAAATTCGTTGAGCAATCAAGACATGGATTCTACCTTGCAGAGACTTAGCTCCAAAACAGTTTTGGACCTGAGCTTACTAGGTGAGtcgtcgaaaaataatttgtcaaGAAATAATAGCGAAACTGCGAGATCCTTGccatttcatttaaatttcaacaacCCGGTGCGCGGTTATGTAGAATCTGACAGAGATTTAGGCGGATATAACTCGAGTCTAGTAATTGCAAATGGAGATCCAATCAAAACACACCGTATATTAGAAATGAATAATCTTTCGTCTACAAATGACTCTGTGAAATCCTCCTCCAGAATGAGTACAATTAGGAAAGATTTAAGCGATCGTGTATCAAACGTGTCTTTGAGTCGTGAAAACCTCGCTACATGCACAGAGGACTCACCGACTAATGATGATGAAAGTATGGAACGTTTTCCtggatatttgaatataaaagaCGACCAAATGCTGAGGGTGCCTTTAGTAGCTACTGAAGATAGCTTGgtgaattacaataatttcactGCCAGTCTGACCACGAGTGATATACTGGAAGATGGCAAACAGACTATTCAATCTGAAGGCAGTATGCCGATAAGAGAAACTGAACCGTTGGTAATGCCTTTGCGTGAGTCGTTTATTGGCGTTCgaaaagaagaatga